Within Xanthomonas oryzae pv. oryzae, the genomic segment CGGTTTCGATGATCTGGTCGGTGCATTGGCACAGTTTCAGCACGGCAACGCCGATACCCGCGAACGCCACCTGGTGCGCGTCGCCGCGCGTGCGCAAGGTTTGGGCGGCCAGCTACGTGCGTTGGTGCGTAATGCGCACTGGGCCAGCAGCCGTGGCGAAATCCAGGCGCAACTGGCCGAAGCGCGCCTGCCGGCAGCGCTACGCCCGGCCGCGACCTGGGCCACCTTGCGGGCGAATCTGGATTTGTCGTCGGTGGCCTTCCGGCACGCCTTGCGGTGCGGTGTGTGCCTGGTGGCAACCGCTTCAACACGGCTTCTGGATTCCGATGACCACCGCCATCGTGCTCAAGCCGGATTTCGGCGGCACCTTCAGTTTTGGCGCATTACGTGTCGCGGGTACCTTCGTCGGGCTGTTGCTGGCCACCTTGCTCGCGCACCTGGCCATGGACGGCGCCAGCATCCGCCTGGTCTTGTTGACGCTGTTTTGCCTCGGGTTTCGTTTACTGACGCAGGTGAACTACGGCATCGGCGTGGCGTTTCTGACCGGCATGCTGGTGCTGCTGCTCTCCTTCGAAGGCGTGTCGCCCGGCGCAGCGGTCGGCGCGCGGTTGCAAGCCACCGTGGCCGGCAGCGCGCTGGCGCTGATCGCCTACGCGCTGTGGCCCACGCGCGAACGTCGGCAGATTCGCACCTCGCTGGCGCACTTGCTCAGCGCGTATCGCGACTATTTGCGCCGTCTGTTACTCGGCCAGATGGACAACCTGGGCGATACCCGCGCCGCCGCGCGCGTAGCACGCACCAATGCGCAGGCCTCGATCGAGCGTTTGCGCGGCGAACCACGCAGCCGGCGCAATCTGCAGGAACTCAAACTGGCCGAATCGCTGCTGGCCAATGGCAACCGGCTGATCCGCGCCACCTTGTTGCTGGAGGCGGTGCTAAGCGACGGCCACCCGCTGCCCACGCTGGAGGCGTTGCCCGCCTTCGCGCAGCAGGCCGACCAGACGCTGTCCGAGCTGATCGACTGCCTGCGCAACGGCGGCATTGCGGCTGCGGCCACCTTGCGCAATGCCGAGCGTCAGCTTTCCGATGCGCTGGCCGCATTGCCCGACAGTTCGCCAACCACCGCCGCGCTCGCCGAGACCATCGACCGCGTCACCGACAGCATCGGCACACTCACCCATTTGCTGCGCCCTGCCCTGCCCTGCCCGACCGGCCTGGGCCGAGGTGCCAGCCCTGCATGACGGCGCGCATGATGCCGGCGGGTAAACTGCTGGCCTGATCCGTGTTGCGAGCCCGACGATGACCGACCTGCTGTCCCGCGCCCATGCCGATGCCCTGGATGCCGCCGACCCGCTGCGCAGCCTGCGCGATGCCTTCGTGTTCCCGCAGCACGGCGATCGGGATCAGACGTATCTCGTCGGCAACTCCCTTGGCCTGCAGCCGCGCGCGGCGCGCGCAATGGTGGACGAAGTGCTCGATCAGTGGGGCACGTTGGGGGTGGAAGGTCACTTCACCGGCCCCACCCAATGGCTGACCTATCACCAGCTGGTACGCGATGCGCTGGCCCGCGTGGTCGGCGCGCAACCCGGCGAGGTGGTGGCGATGAACACCCTCAGCGTCAATCTGCACCTGATGATGGCTAGCTTTTATCGTCCCACGCACGAACGCGGCGCGATCCTGATCGAAGCCGGCGCGTTTCCGTCCGACCGTCACGCGGTGGAATCGCAGCTGCGCCTGCGCGGGCTGGACCCGGCCACGCATCTGATCGAAGTGGAGGCCGACGAACCCAACGGCACGTTATCGATGGCCGCCATTGCCGATGCCATCGCGCAGCATGGTCCGCGCCTGGCGTTGGTGCTGTGGCCGGGCATCCAGTACCGCACCGGGCAGGCCTTCGACCTGGCCGAGATCGTGCGACTGGCGCGGGCGCAAGGCGCGGCGGTGGGCTGCGATCTGGCGCATGCGGTGGGCAACATCCCTCTGACCCTGCACGACGATGGCGTGGATTTCGCAGTGTGGTGCAACTACAAATATCTCAACGCCGGCCCCGGCGCGGTGGGCGGTTGCTTCGTGCACGAACGTCATGCCAACAGCGATCTGCCGCGTATCGCCGGCTGGTGGGGACATGAGCAGCAGACCCGCTTCCGCATGGACCCGCAGTTCGTGCCCTCGCCCGGTGCCGAAGGCTGGCAGCTGAGCAATCCCCCGGTGCTGGCGCTGGCGCCGCTGCGCGCATCGCTGACGTTGTTCGACCAGGCCGGCATGGCCGCGCTACGCGCCAAATCCGAACGACTCACCGGGCATCTGGAGCAGTTGATCCGCGCGCGCGTGCCGCAGGTGCTGCAGATCGTCACCCCGGCCGAACCGATGCGCCGCGGCTGCCAGCTGTCGTTGCGGGTGGCCGGCGGACGCGCGCAGGGGCGCTCGCTGTTCGAGCATCTGCATGCAGCCGGCGTGCTCGGCGACTGGCGCGAACCGGACGTGATCCGCATTGCGCCGGTGCCGCTGTACAACCGCTTCAGCGATCT encodes:
- the kynU gene encoding kynureninase, with the translated sequence MTDLLSRAHADALDAADPLRSLRDAFVFPQHGDRDQTYLVGNSLGLQPRAARAMVDEVLDQWGTLGVEGHFTGPTQWLTYHQLVRDALARVVGAQPGEVVAMNTLSVNLHLMMASFYRPTHERGAILIEAGAFPSDRHAVESQLRLRGLDPATHLIEVEADEPNGTLSMAAIADAIAQHGPRLALVLWPGIQYRTGQAFDLAEIVRLARAQGAAVGCDLAHAVGNIPLTLHDDGVDFAVWCNYKYLNAGPGAVGGCFVHERHANSDLPRIAGWWGHEQQTRFRMDPQFVPSPGAEGWQLSNPPVLALAPLRASLTLFDQAGMAALRAKSERLTGHLEQLIRARVPQVLQIVTPAEPMRRGCQLSLRVAGGRAQGRSLFEHLHAAGVLGDWREPDVIRIAPVPLYNRFSDLHTFVGQVEAWAAA